The following proteins come from a genomic window of Lolium rigidum isolate FL_2022 chromosome 5, APGP_CSIRO_Lrig_0.1, whole genome shotgun sequence:
- the LOC124657308 gene encoding uncharacterized protein LOC124657308, whose product MRRCRLRCMSAARVAVDPIDAQRPFTPVADALGNMPQTKRAGDADLTESSKKNRGIDTSSGKTLDLIIAGDLNQDINSEELIDKFRDCDQSVWSELSKEVTSKFSRSVVSLALSDGHKVLFACSGIALQRQPLGTRFLTSSSLVRAYNDKKAEGCGSLKIEVRRNGNVATGLLGDYDFDQKIALVNIAIYSLGVRPLDLDHQVEFLPCSKVVAVARADSGTLMATTGILTGDSSGSEDGKQCMLSTCKISEAWEGGPLFDCDGNFVGMNLCLVGEGTSFVSRSIIIKRLEKYMPKKKVKRVRHVKIQRQVQPLPYCTYPRDRSGELDCLSYPKPSAATEGLKLVNIFEETFGDLYGSSKGVWSQLGKTVSQNLSRVVVSLASFSGERRFFACSGLVIEWNGCTIILTSASLVRDPNDENKIAENLKIVVLLPNKQRKEGILQHSSLHHNVALVGVKDFRPLRSFSLEDRWNNKTRKDPKRTRKDPNVVAVGRCFKSGVLMATCGRGTDWSGMLDYRGLRYSSCKITKAGIGGPLVDFSGRFIGMNFYDKKIGTPFMSRDCITRVLAHFEGKSPVDEVTGDGKTMSSVDKVTVDDTPVSTVDEVCSTVDEVCGNGKPVSTVDEVCGDGKPVSTVDKVRADHRPIR is encoded by the exons ATGCGGCGCTGCCGGCTCCGGTGCATGTCGGCCGCGCGCGTCGCCGTCGATCCGATCGACGCTCAACGGCCATTCACGCCCGTCGCGGATGCGCTAG GGAATATGCCGCAGACTAAGAGAGCTGGCGATGCTGATCTAACAGAAAGCTCCAAAAAGAATAGAGGAATCGACACTAGCAGCGGAAAGACGCTTGATTTGATAATTGCAG GCGACCTAAATCAGGATATCAATTCGGAAGAACTGATTGACAAGTTCAGAGACTGTGACCAAAGTGTCTGGAGCGAGCTCAGCAAAGAAGTTACTTCAAAATTTTCCAGAAGTGTCGTCTCCCTTGCATTGTCTGATG GACATAAGgtgttatttgcatgctcgggcaTAGCATTACAACGCCAACCTCTTGGTACACGCTTTCTCACTTCATCAAGTTTGGTTAGAGCTTACAATGATAAGAAAGCAGAAGGCTGTGGTAGCTTGAAG ATTGAAGTGCGTCGCAACGGCAATGTTGCCACAGGCTTGTTAGGAGACTATGATTTCGATCAGAAGATTGCTCTTGTCAACATAGCGATCTACTCCCTTGGTGTTCGTCCTTTGGATCTCGATCATCAGGTGGAATTTCTTCCCTGCAGTAAGGTAGTAGCTGTCGCACGTGCTGATTCTGGCACATTAATGGCCACAACTGGGATACTGACCGGTGATTCAAGTGGATCTGAAGATGGTAAACAGTGTATGCTCTCCACCTGTAAAATATCTGAG GCTTGGGAAGGTGGGCCACTTTTTGATTGTGATGGGAACTTTGTTGGCATGAACCTTTGTCTGGTTGGGGAAGGAACTTCTTTCGTGTCAAGGAGTATAATTATCAAACGTTTGGAGAAATATATGCCGAAAAAGAAAGTTAAGAGGGtcag GCATGTAAAAATACAGAGACAGGTGCAGCCCTTGCCCTATTGCACTTATCCAAGGG ACAGATCTGGGGAGCTAGACTGCTTAAGTTATCCAAAGCCTTCTGCAGCTACTG AGGGCTTGAAATTGGTTAATATATTTGAAGAGACTTTTGGCGACTTATATGGTTCTAGTAAAGGTGTTTGGAGCCAACTTGGCAAAACAGTCTCTCAGAACTTAAGTCGAGTTGTTGTCTCACTGGCTTCATTCAGTG GAGAAAGAAGGTTCTTTGCATGCTCAGGCTTAGTAATTGAATGGAATGGATGCACAATCATTCTGACCTCGGCGAGTTTGGTTAGGGATCCTAACGATGAAAACAAGATTGCTGAAAACTTGAAG ATTGTAGTTTTGCTTCCAAACAAACAACGCAAAGAGGGGATATTGCAACATTCCAGTTTACACCACAATGTTGCTCTTGTTGGTGTCAAGGATTTCCGTCCTCTTCGTTCATTTAGTCTTGAAGATCGGTGGAATAACAAAACTCGTAAAGATCCTAAAAGAACTCGTAAAGATCCCAATGTAGTAGCTGTGGGACGCTGCTTCAAATCAGGAGTCCTAATGGCTACATGTGGGAGAGGAACCGACTGGTCAGGCATGCTTGATTACAGAGGTCTTAGGTACTCCAGTTGTAAGATCACTAAG GCTGGGATTGGAGGGCCTCTGGTTGACTTCAGTGGGAGATTTATTGGCATGAACTTCTATGATAAGAAAATAGGAACCCCATTCATGTCTAGGGACTGTATTACTCGAGTGCTGGCACACTTTGAGGGAAAAAG CCCTGTTGATGAAGTTACCGGTGATGGCAAGACAATGAG CTCTGTTGATAAAGTTACCGTTGATGATACGCCAGTCAG CACTGTTGATGAAGTTTGCAGCACTGTTGATGAAGTTTGCGGTAATGGTAAGCCAGTCAG CACTGTTGATGAAGTTTGCGGTGATGGTAAGCCAGTCAG CACTGTTGATAAGGTCCGCGCTGATCATAGGCCAATCAGGTAG